In Arthrobacter citreus, a single genomic region encodes these proteins:
- the nrdF gene encoding class 1b ribonucleoside-diphosphate reductase subunit beta gives MKAVNWNKKEDDFSLVFWKQNLSQFWTEEEIVVSSDKNTWNTLTKEEQAAFKKVLGGLTLLDTKQGGEGMPLILVHLKNLQAKSVLAFMGAMEEVHAKSYSHIFTTLATEDEIDELFKWVDEHPILTKKSELISSYYLNLLKRDVSDEELYMAMVASVFLESYLFYSGFFFPLYLAGQGKMTASGEIINLILRDESIHGVFVGLLAQQIYDQFNDEQKTRLFNETMSLLVQLYEIELQYADEIYSSIGLVEEVNKFIRYNANKALMNLGFDPYFDEEDINPIVLNGLKTDTKNHDFFSVKGNGYVKAVTVEKLTDEDFIFEF, from the coding sequence ATGAAAGCTGTTAACTGGAATAAAAAAGAAGATGATTTTAGTTTAGTATTTTGGAAGCAAAATTTATCTCAGTTTTGGACAGAAGAAGAAATCGTCGTTTCATCAGATAAAAATACTTGGAATACATTAACGAAAGAAGAACAAGCAGCTTTTAAAAAGGTATTAGGTGGACTAACATTATTAGATACTAAGCAGGGCGGAGAAGGTATGCCATTAATCTTAGTTCATTTAAAAAACTTACAAGCTAAAAGTGTACTAGCATTTATGGGTGCGATGGAAGAAGTGCATGCTAAGAGCTATTCACATATTTTTACAACCCTTGCTACAGAAGATGAAATTGATGAGCTATTTAAATGGGTGGACGAGCATCCAATTTTAACGAAAAAATCAGAGTTAATTTCTTCTTATTATTTAAATTTATTAAAGCGTGATGTTTCAGATGAAGAGCTATACATGGCAATGGTTGCAAGTGTATTTTTAGAGAGCTATTTATTTTATAGTGGATTCTTCTTCCCGTTATATTTAGCAGGTCAAGGGAAAATGACCGCAAGTGGAGAAATTATTAATCTTATTTTACGAGATGAAAGTATTCACGGAGTATTTGTAGGATTGTTAGCACAACAAATTTATGACCAATTTAATGATGAACAAAAAACTCGACTTTTCAATGAAACAATGTCATTATTAGTTCAATTGTATGAGATTGAATTACAATATGCAGATGAAATTTATTCTTCAATTGGTCTAGTAGAGGAAGTTAATAAGTTTATTCGATATAATGCAAACAAGGCATTAATGAACTTAGGATTTGATCCTTATTTTGACGAAGAAGATATTAATCCAATTGTTTTAAATGGACTAAAAACAGATACAAAAAACCATGATTTTTTCTCTGTAAAAGGAAATGGGTATGTAAAAGCAGTTACAGTGGAAAAATTAACAGATGAAGATTTTATTTTTGAATTTTAA
- the nrdE gene encoding class 1b ribonucleoside-diphosphate reductase subunit alpha, with product MRHIELNNELTIKKDGFFDLAKDKEALLCFLKEVEDKKIQFSSLKERLNYMIQENYYYNVELEYSFDEIEKLYELVYNAGFTFQSYMAASKYFKDYALKTNDGKYYLEGYEDRIAIVALYLGRGNIEKALKLANMMIQQNYQPATPTFLNAGRSRRGELVSCFLLEMDDSLNSIGFQINTAMQLSKIGGGVALNLSKLRARGEQIKEIDNAASGVVPVMKLLEDSFSYANQLGQRKGAGATYLNIFHWDVVEFLDTKKINADEKSRIQSLSIGLIVPNKFFELAEKNEPFYVFAPYTVYKEYGIHLDDFDIDERYEELVNNDRIKKKKIDLSARDLLVKIAAIQLESGYPYLMYKSNANEQHALKDIGEIKMSNLCTEIFQLQETSVINNYGEEDLIKRDVNCNLGSLNIVNVMENKAIRESVHVGIEALTAVADMTEIENAPTVKKANEELHSVGLGAMNLHGFFAKNGIAYESVEAKDFANTFFMMVNFYSIEKSMLIAKETGKTFKDFKKSEYAKGTYFEKYTSKSFEPKTDKVKELFNGIYIPNEFDWVTLSKQVQAYGLYNSYRLAIAPTQSISYIQNATSSVMPIVNVIESRTYANSTTYYPMPYLSKNSFWYYKSAYDVNQFKLIDLIAEIQQHVDQGISTILYVNSDVSTRELARYYIYANKKGLKSLYYTRTRKLSVEECISCSV from the coding sequence TTGAGACATATTGAGCTTAATAATGAATTGACGATTAAAAAAGATGGTTTTTTTGATCTCGCAAAAGATAAAGAAGCACTTCTTTGTTTTTTAAAAGAAGTTGAAGATAAAAAAATTCAGTTTTCTTCTTTGAAAGAACGCTTAAATTATATGATTCAAGAAAACTATTATTATAATGTTGAGTTAGAATACTCCTTTGATGAAATAGAAAAGTTATATGAGTTAGTTTACAATGCAGGATTCACTTTTCAATCATATATGGCAGCTTCAAAATACTTTAAAGACTACGCATTAAAAACAAATGATGGTAAGTACTATTTAGAAGGCTATGAAGATCGAATTGCGATCGTTGCACTATATTTAGGAAGAGGCAATATTGAAAAAGCATTGAAGTTAGCGAACATGATGATTCAACAAAACTATCAGCCAGCTACTCCAACATTCTTAAATGCTGGAAGAAGTAGAAGAGGCGAGTTAGTATCATGTTTCTTATTAGAAATGGATGATAGTTTAAATTCGATAGGATTTCAGATTAATACAGCAATGCAGCTATCAAAAATCGGCGGTGGAGTTGCACTTAATTTATCGAAGCTTAGAGCACGTGGAGAACAAATAAAGGAAATTGATAACGCTGCAAGTGGTGTTGTTCCTGTAATGAAGCTATTAGAAGATTCGTTTTCGTATGCTAACCAGCTTGGACAACGTAAAGGTGCTGGTGCAACCTATTTAAATATTTTCCACTGGGACGTAGTTGAATTTCTTGATACAAAAAAAATCAATGCCGATGAGAAAAGTAGAATTCAGTCACTTTCAATCGGATTAATTGTTCCAAATAAATTCTTTGAACTAGCTGAGAAAAATGAACCATTCTACGTATTTGCACCATATACAGTGTACAAAGAGTATGGAATTCATTTAGATGATTTTGATATCGATGAAAGATATGAAGAATTAGTAAATAATGATCGCATTAAAAAGAAAAAAATAGATTTAAGTGCACGAGACCTTTTAGTAAAAATTGCTGCGATTCAGTTAGAATCTGGCTATCCATATTTAATGTATAAAAGTAATGCGAATGAGCAGCATGCATTAAAGGATATTGGTGAAATAAAGATGTCTAATTTGTGTACAGAAATCTTTCAACTTCAAGAAACATCAGTTATCAACAACTATGGTGAAGAAGATTTAATCAAACGTGATGTAAATTGTAATTTAGGATCTTTAAACATCGTAAATGTAATGGAAAATAAAGCGATTAGAGAATCTGTACATGTTGGTATAGAAGCTTTAACAGCCGTAGCAGATATGACAGAAATAGAAAATGCACCTACTGTTAAAAAAGCTAATGAAGAGCTTCATTCGGTTGGTTTAGGTGCGATGAATTTGCATGGATTTTTTGCGAAAAATGGTATTGCATATGAAAGTGTTGAGGCAAAGGATTTTGCGAATACATTTTTTATGATGGTAAACTTTTATTCAATCGAAAAAAGTATGTTAATTGCTAAGGAAACAGGTAAAACATTTAAGGATTTCAAAAAGAGTGAATATGCGAAAGGTACTTATTTTGAAAAGTATACTTCAAAATCATTTGAACCTAAAACTGACAAGGTGAAAGAATTATTTAACGGTATTTATATACCTAATGAATTTGACTGGGTTACATTGAGTAAGCAAGTACAAGCATATGGTTTATATAATAGCTATCGTTTAGCAATCGCACCTACACAATCAATTAGTTATATTCAAAACGCTACTTCATCGGTTATGCCAATTGTAAATGTTATTGAATCTAGAACTTATGCAAATTCAACAACATATTATCCGATGCCTTATTTATCAAAAAATAGTTTCTGGTATTATAAATCAGCATATGATGTGAACCAGTTTAAGCTAATTGACTTAATCGCTGAAATTCAGCAGCATGTCGACCAGGGGATAAGTACAATCCTATATGTAAACAGTGATGTCTCAACAAGAGAGCTTGCTAGATACTATATTTATGCTAATAAAAAAGGATTAAAGAGTTTATATTACACACGTACTCGCAAATTAAGTGTGGAAGAGTGCATTAGTTGTTCAGTATAA
- the nrdI gene encoding class Ib ribonucleoside-diphosphate reductase assembly flavoprotein NrdI, with amino-acid sequence MVIVYSSMTGNVKRFVNKIRMPSIQIKDGLKIEEPYILVTYTTGFGNVPETVSTFLSSNSEYLKAVSASGNKNWGDSFAASADKIASDYQVPVLSKFELSGTSRDVQYFIEGVEKLETY; translated from the coding sequence ATGGTGATAGTTTACAGTTCAATGACGGGTAATGTTAAACGTTTTGTCAATAAAATTAGAATGCCGTCAATCCAAATAAAGGATGGATTAAAAATTGAAGAACCGTATATTCTCGTAACCTATACAACAGGATTTGGTAATGTACCTGAAACCGTAAGTACTTTTTTAAGTAGTAATTCGGAATATTTAAAAGCAGTCAGTGCAAGTGGTAATAAAAACTGGGGAGATTCTTTTGCAGCAAGTGCAGATAAAATAGCATCAGACTATCAAGTGCCAGTGTTATCAAAGTTTGAACTGTCAGGGACAAGTCGAGATGTACAATATTTTATTGAGGGAGTGGAAAAGCTTGAGACATATTGA
- a CDS encoding DUF2187 family protein, producing the protein MKIAEAGNIIEFKQGLKGRVQKVNKNSVIVDISIMENFRDLEMEPLTVVNHKNYKIVRAAE; encoded by the coding sequence ATGAAAATTGCAGAAGCAGGAAATATCATTGAGTTTAAACAGGGGTTAAAAGGTAGAGTTCAAAAAGTAAATAAAAATTCTGTCATTGTTGACATATCCATAATGGAAAACTTCAGAGATTTAGAAATGGAACCGCTAACAGTTGTAAACCATAAAAATTATAAAATAGTAAGAGCAGCAGAATAG
- a CDS encoding efflux RND transporter permease subunit: MNFLTKFSLKNSVAIFIISFLLIFGGLYSYSKLKVEELPNIEFPAISVQVVYPGTAPDDINDQITTKLENSFKSIEGIKTLSSSSFESVSVINLEFPFNTDMDKVEQQINNTLKDAGLPENVTTKVDRFSFGSFPIYYISMFSKNGSNIETTLNDEIVPALNKIEGVNSVSIGGGKSTALSIEVDKQKIANLGLSLSSIKDQISSKFLSFPAGKITEGNIKIPIRVEEKLDTIQKLKDLELHSASVASTTPNQAAQTPKVLLSDVAKIESVDSKDELIRYNKNDAISMAITKKQDANTVEVADKVINVLNKYKKELSYKVGYSSAEGVKQSVESLIKEGLLGALFASLAVLIFLRNFRATFIAIISIPLSLLITSIFLLKLDITLNIMTLGGMAVAVGRVVDDSIVVIENIFRRIRKSKAGISNDLILSSTKEILKAVTSSTITTIVVFLPLGVVGGFTSKIFLPFALTIVFSLLASLLVSITIVPILGRYAFKRVPAEEKEEKIQLWYGKVIEKSLNRKWIVIVIAVVMLAGSFSLVGRLGFTFIPNESSRAITASLELPSSTSIAKTNDVSLKIEKMFLNMNGVKEVSTGVGSRDFMTGLKTENKASYFINLKQSADVDQFIKNTKTKMEKLATSEVQGAKVTIQENSSGGPPTNNNVDINLYSNNLVALEESAKKVENYMKNNNHLKYVTNNFSEKQKQVVVSIDDKKVSENGLSAEMILGLVADQTNPINMGTLKIDGKDQNVQLTYNKDLQSVDDIKNINLFGKLGPIKLSDVAQVKTIETYSAIQKLDGKIFAKVSAQIQGKDIAKVTNEVINDVKKDVSLPSDVTLQGGGGSDDTTQTFKDLGVAMGVAIGLVYLTMLITFGKARIPFIILSALVFVPIGSFVALFIANEPLSISVMIGLLMLIGIVTTNAIVLVDRIGQNIEQKGLSLRQAIIEGGKTRLRPILMTAFATIAALLPLALTKSSGTLISKGLAITVIGGLTSSTLLTLVFIPVVYELFFSKKTKKHTKTDEIAKVVNN, encoded by the coding sequence ATGAACTTTTTAACAAAGTTTAGTTTAAAAAACTCTGTAGCAATTTTTATCATCTCTTTTTTACTAATCTTTGGAGGGTTGTACTCTTATTCAAAATTAAAAGTAGAAGAACTGCCAAATATTGAATTTCCTGCAATTTCAGTACAAGTTGTCTATCCTGGCACGGCACCAGATGATATAAATGACCAGATTACAACAAAACTTGAAAACTCATTTAAATCAATTGAAGGTATTAAGACTCTCTCAAGCTCGTCTTTCGAAAGTGTTTCTGTTATTAACCTAGAATTTCCATTTAATACAGATATGGACAAAGTCGAACAACAAATCAACAATACACTAAAGGATGCTGGCTTACCTGAAAATGTAACAACAAAGGTCGATCGATTCTCATTTGGCTCCTTTCCTATTTATTACATCTCTATGTTTTCAAAAAACGGATCCAATATTGAAACAACTTTAAATGATGAAATTGTACCAGCATTAAATAAAATCGAAGGTGTAAACAGCGTTTCAATTGGTGGAGGAAAATCTACTGCTCTTTCAATTGAAGTAGATAAGCAAAAAATTGCAAATTTAGGGCTATCGCTGTCAAGCATCAAAGATCAAATCAGTTCAAAATTCCTATCATTCCCTGCTGGAAAAATTACTGAAGGGAATATTAAGATTCCAATACGGGTCGAAGAAAAGTTAGATACAATTCAAAAACTAAAGGATTTAGAACTACATTCTGCGTCCGTTGCTTCTACGACACCTAATCAAGCCGCTCAAACGCCAAAAGTGTTATTAAGTGATGTGGCAAAAATTGAATCTGTTGACTCTAAAGACGAATTAATTCGATATAACAAAAACGATGCTATTTCAATGGCAATTACGAAGAAACAAGATGCAAATACTGTTGAAGTAGCTGACAAAGTCATTAACGTATTAAATAAATACAAAAAAGAACTTTCTTATAAAGTAGGTTACAGTTCTGCAGAAGGCGTTAAACAATCCGTTGAATCCCTTATTAAAGAAGGATTACTTGGAGCACTATTCGCTTCACTAGCAGTATTGATTTTCTTACGTAACTTTCGAGCTACATTTATTGCTATTATCTCTATTCCGTTATCATTATTAATTACATCAATTTTCTTACTTAAATTAGATATAACGTTAAATATTATGACACTAGGTGGTATGGCTGTAGCTGTTGGACGTGTAGTTGATGATAGTATAGTAGTGATTGAAAATATTTTCCGTAGAATACGTAAATCTAAAGCAGGAATTTCAAATGATTTAATTCTATCTTCTACTAAAGAAATATTAAAAGCAGTAACATCTTCTACGATTACAACAATTGTAGTTTTCTTACCTTTAGGTGTAGTTGGTGGATTTACGAGTAAAATATTCCTACCTTTTGCATTAACAATTGTATTTTCTTTATTAGCTTCATTATTAGTTTCTATTACAATTGTCCCGATTTTAGGTAGGTATGCATTTAAGAGAGTACCAGCTGAAGAAAAAGAAGAAAAAATACAATTATGGTATGGAAAGGTAATTGAGAAATCATTAAATCGTAAATGGATTGTAATTGTGATTGCTGTAGTAATGCTTGCGGGATCTTTCTCGTTAGTTGGAAGACTTGGGTTTACATTTATTCCTAATGAATCATCACGAGCAATTACAGCTTCACTTGAATTACCATCATCAACTTCAATAGCAAAAACAAATGATGTTTCATTGAAAATTGAGAAAATGTTCTTAAATATGAATGGGGTTAAAGAAGTATCTACTGGCGTTGGTAGTCGTGACTTTATGACTGGTCTTAAAACAGAAAATAAAGCTAGCTATTTTATTAATTTAAAACAAAGTGCAGATGTCGATCAGTTTATTAAAAACACAAAAACAAAAATGGAAAAATTGGCAACATCAGAAGTTCAAGGTGCTAAAGTAACCATACAAGAAAACTCTTCTGGAGGTCCGCCAACAAATAATAACGTCGACATCAATTTATACTCTAATAACTTAGTTGCACTCGAAGAAAGTGCTAAAAAAGTTGAAAACTATATGAAAAATAACAATCACTTAAAATATGTTACAAATAATTTCTCTGAAAAACAAAAGCAAGTAGTTGTTTCAATTGATGATAAAAAAGTTTCAGAAAATGGTCTTTCTGCTGAAATGATACTAGGATTAGTTGCCGATCAAACAAATCCAATAAATATGGGTACATTAAAAATCGACGGTAAAGATCAAAATGTACAATTAACTTATAATAAGGACCTACAATCGGTAGATGATATTAAAAATATAAATTTATTTGGGAAATTAGGACCGATTAAATTATCAGATGTAGCCCAAGTTAAAACGATTGAGACGTATTCTGCCATTCAAAAATTAGATGGTAAAATATTCGCGAAAGTATCCGCTCAAATTCAGGGAAAAGATATTGCAAAAGTAACTAATGAAGTCATCAATGATGTGAAAAAAGATGTATCTTTACCATCAGATGTAACATTACAAGGTGGCGGTGGAAGTGATGATACGACTCAAACCTTTAAAGATTTAGGCGTAGCAATGGGAGTTGCAATCGGATTAGTCTATTTAACAATGTTAATTACTTTTGGAAAAGCTCGAATACCATTTATCATTTTATCAGCATTAGTCTTTGTACCAATTGGTTCTTTTGTAGCTCTCTTCATAGCAAACGAACCACTATCTATTAGTGTAATGATTGGCTTATTAATGTTAATTGGGATCGTAACGACAAATGCTATCGTATTAGTCGATCGAATTGGACAAAATATCGAACAAAAAGGGCTATCTCTTCGCCAAGCAATAATTGAAGGCGGAAAAACCCGACTACGCCCAATTTTAATGACTGCTTTTGCTACAATAGCTGCATTACTACCATTAGCTCTAACAAAATCTAGTGGTACGCTAATCTCCAAAGGTTTAGCAATTACAGTAATTGGTGGATTAACTTCATCTACCTTATTAACACTAGTGTTTATTCCAGTTGTATATGAGTTATTCTTTTCTAAAAAGACGAAGAAGCATACTAAAACTGATGAAATAGCCAAAGTAGTTAATAATTAA
- a CDS encoding M3 family oligoendopeptidase produces the protein MGFQDYQYSRPSIKNLGEQFKRSLQNFYDASTVYEQELAMNEINDLRNEFSTMENLCAVRHSVDTNDKFYEDEQAFFDENTPIVQSYGQQYYKALIGSPFREQLEAKYGKQLFALAECEVKILSEEVIPDLQEENKLTTEYAKLVAAAKLPFYGEVKTLAQISAHFEDKDREVRKTAYDTYFGYFSENQDKFDEIYDKLVKIRTRIATKLGFSNFIELGYARMMRTDYDANDVKKFREQVLETIVPIATELRERQANRIGVDQLYYYDDKFEFVTGNATPKGSPEWIIENGKKMYDELSKETSEFFNFMLKENLLDLVAKEGKQGGGYCTYIPNYKAPFIFSNFNGTSGDIDVLTHEAGHAFQVYESRKFETPEYNWPTYEACEIHSMSMEFFTWPWQEEFFKEDTQKYYFTHLSSAVAFISYGVAVDEFQHEIYANPELTPEERHGLWKRIEAKYLPHRANDGNSYLEKGGLWQRQGHIYQSPFYYIDYTLAQICALQFWNKMHEDRDTAWSDYVGLCQLGGSQSFLGLVKEAKLESPFNDGCIETTLEPVRKWLAGVNDKNL, from the coding sequence ATGGGTTTTCAAGATTACCAGTATTCTAGACCAAGTATTAAGAACTTAGGTGAACAGTTTAAACGCTCTTTACAAAATTTCTACGATGCTTCAACAGTCTATGAACAAGAATTAGCAATGAATGAAATTAATGACTTAAGAAATGAATTTTCAACAATGGAAAATTTATGTGCAGTTCGCCATTCAGTTGATACGAACGATAAGTTTTATGAGGATGAGCAGGCGTTCTTTGATGAAAACACTCCAATTGTTCAATCGTATGGACAACAATACTATAAAGCATTAATTGGTTCACCATTTAGAGAGCAACTTGAAGCTAAATATGGAAAACAATTATTTGCTTTAGCGGAATGCGAAGTTAAGATTTTAAGTGAGGAAGTCATTCCAGATTTACAAGAAGAAAATAAACTAACAACTGAATATGCTAAGTTAGTAGCGGCTGCTAAACTGCCATTTTACGGTGAAGTGAAAACGTTAGCACAAATTTCAGCGCATTTTGAAGACAAGGACCGAGAAGTTAGGAAAACAGCTTATGATACATACTTTGGATACTTCTCTGAGAATCAAGATAAATTTGATGAAATCTATGATAAATTAGTAAAGATTCGAACACGTATTGCTACTAAACTTGGTTTTTCAAACTTCATCGAGCTAGGCTATGCACGTATGATGAGAACAGATTACGATGCAAATGATGTTAAAAAGTTTAGAGAGCAAGTACTTGAAACAATTGTTCCAATTGCAACAGAATTAAGGGAGCGCCAAGCTAATCGAATTGGCGTGGATCAACTTTATTATTATGATGATAAATTTGAATTTGTAACAGGTAATGCAACGCCTAAAGGTAGTCCTGAGTGGATTATTGAAAACGGTAAAAAAATGTACGATGAGTTATCGAAAGAAACAAGTGAATTTTTCAACTTTATGTTAAAGGAAAATTTACTAGATTTAGTTGCTAAGGAAGGAAAACAAGGTGGGGGATATTGTACATATATTCCAAACTATAAAGCTCCATTTATTTTCTCGAATTTCAACGGAACATCTGGTGATATTGACGTTTTAACACATGAAGCAGGCCATGCATTTCAAGTTTACGAGAGTCGTAAATTTGAAACACCTGAGTACAACTGGCCAACATATGAGGCTTGTGAGATTCATTCTATGAGTATGGAATTCTTTACATGGCCTTGGCAAGAAGAGTTCTTTAAGGAAGATACACAAAAATATTATTTTACGCATTTAAGTAGTGCAGTTGCATTTATTAGTTATGGCGTTGCAGTAGATGAGTTTCAACATGAAATCTACGCGAATCCTGAATTAACACCTGAAGAACGACACGGGCTTTGGAAGAGAATAGAAGCAAAATATTTACCTCACCGAGCAAATGATGGAAATAGTTATTTAGAAAAAGGTGGATTATGGCAAAGACAAGGTCATATTTATCAATCTCCATTCTATTACATCGATTATACATTAGCTCAAATTTGTGCATTACAATTCTGGAATAAAATGCATGAAGACAGAGATACAGCATGGTCCGATTATGTTGGGTTATGTCAGTTAGGTGGAAGTCAGTCATTCTTAGGATTAGTTAAAGAAGCTAAACTTGAATCACCATTTAATGATGGCTGTATTGAGACAACATTAGAGCCTGTTAGAAAGTGGCTAGCAGGAGTTAATGATAAAAACTTATAA
- a CDS encoding MarR family transcriptional regulator: MEETNREDIELSLKLFIVLSRAHRKINDSANKSIASFNLNPTEFAVLELLYHKGNQPLQHIGEKILIASGSITYVVDKLEKKGLVYRNPCSADRRVIYAEITESGNKLMEEIFPIHEKFLHEQMSDLSNEEKNFLIHLLKKIGYHESN; this comes from the coding sequence ATGGAAGAAACAAATAGAGAAGATATAGAGCTTTCTTTAAAACTATTTATTGTATTATCGCGTGCACATAGAAAAATCAATGATTCAGCTAACAAATCAATTGCTAGCTTTAATTTGAATCCAACTGAATTTGCAGTATTAGAACTACTGTATCACAAAGGAAATCAACCGCTTCAACATATTGGTGAAAAAATATTAATAGCAAGTGGAAGTATTACATACGTTGTAGATAAACTTGAGAAAAAAGGACTAGTTTATAGAAATCCTTGTAGCGCAGATCGCAGAGTAATCTATGCGGAAATAACTGAAAGTGGAAATAAATTAATGGAAGAAATTTTTCCTATACATGAAAAATTCTTACATGAACAAATGAGTGATCTTTCAAATGAAGAAAAGAATTTCTTAATCCACTTATTAAAAAAAATTGGATATCATGAGTCTAACTGA
- a CDS encoding aspartyl-phosphate phosphatase Spo0E family protein, giving the protein MNEYQLSHLLLSISIKREEMVFFAETKGLNEHLTLKASQELDELIISYQKKLLSVNKSFSMK; this is encoded by the coding sequence ATGAATGAATATCAACTCAGCCATTTATTATTATCTATTTCCATAAAAAGAGAAGAAATGGTATTTTTTGCGGAAACTAAAGGTTTGAATGAGCATTTGACCTTAAAAGCCAGTCAAGAATTGGACGAGTTAATTATTTCATACCAAAAAAAACTACTAAGCGTAAATAAATCATTTTCAATGAAATAA
- the mtnB gene encoding methylthioribulose 1-phosphate dehydratase: MSLFLEQWKKLANIKCDLAKRDWFYGTSGNLSMKISDDPLLFLVTADEKDKRARCDEEFIVVNNLGEPVFDTVLKPSLETLIHANIYEKTAATCVLHVHTVDNNVISELFGDEGQVELENNEMIHILTSSYFENKITVPIIENAQDMESFNRAYTPFLTNDFGAVLVRNHGITVWGRNPLETKKWLEGIEFLISYKVKLMMIQGHKIKAGN, from the coding sequence ATGAGTTTATTTTTAGAACAATGGAAAAAGCTTGCAAATATTAAATGTGATTTGGCAAAAAGAGATTGGTTTTATGGAACGAGCGGGAACCTATCAATGAAAATTTCAGACGACCCATTATTGTTTCTTGTAACAGCAGATGAGAAGGATAAAAGAGCACGTTGTGATGAAGAATTTATCGTTGTTAATAATTTAGGTGAGCCTGTATTTGATACGGTATTAAAACCATCACTTGAAACATTGATTCATGCAAATATTTATGAAAAAACAGCTGCTACTTGTGTGTTGCATGTACATACTGTAGATAATAATGTTATTTCTGAATTATTTGGTGATGAAGGACAGGTTGAGCTTGAAAATAACGAAATGATTCATATATTAACGAGCTCATATTTTGAAAATAAAATAACCGTTCCGATCATTGAAAATGCTCAAGATATGGAATCTTTTAACCGTGCTTATACACCTTTTTTAACAAATGACTTTGGGGCAGTTCTAGTTAGAAATCATGGGATAACCGTTTGGGGAAGAAATCCCCTAGAAACGAAGAAATGGTTAGAAGGAATAGAATTTCTAATTAGCTATAAAGTTAAATTAATGATGATCCAAGGCCATAAAATAAAAGCAGGCAATTAA